In Aeromicrobium marinum DSM 15272, one genomic interval encodes:
- a CDS encoding transglycosylase domain-containing protein, with protein sequence MLRKIGGEDRAWWVKTLRWFAFLTVSGVATGALAFFVLYQSIDIPDPNADFQTQTTKVYFADGVTEIGSFATQDRENVSLDQIPASMQAAVIAAEDRSFYDNSGIDYRGIVRAFRNNATQGTTQGASTITQQYVKILYLTQEQTYSRKVKEAILSLKIDRQLTKPEILEGYLNTVFYGNGAYGVEVAARTYFRKPAAELTVPESAALAAIINSPSFYDPYAEGGLERLLERYNFVIDGMLTTGAITSEEAAQFTGVLPTFAEKQISNDFAGPNGFLLEMVQAEMRELQFTDADVNGGGLRIVTTFDAPAQQAAVETVGEVVPGGLEELNEAVVSVEPGTGAVRALYGGPDYLTDFRNWATLGTQPGSTFKTFAVVAALEDGFSLETSLNGNSPFRVGNGTIENQGDSGGASFGTRDLAFATAKSVNTAFVDLTLQMSDGGDISVGAQKVLDAARDAGIPQSTIDTIDAVASTSLGFAPVAPIDMANAYATLAAGGKRADWYVVENVTTAQGNVVHQHEVRTEQTIPSNVAADTVAALRGVTTGEGTGRSGNTVCPTGGKTGTATASNPDGGDRVSSSWFVGMTPKLATAVMLNRGVGNGELEGYLNPFFGGTFPARTFGQFMNAVVDRDDCGEFADPANIKARKGSDFKPPPPTCEEGFQLNLNQDACEPIPEPEPTPEPTPTPTPTPTPTPTPTPTATPSADPSQPQASKANCEAAGGTWAVGVVVPPNQRCTL encoded by the coding sequence GTGCTCCGCAAGATCGGCGGCGAGGACCGGGCGTGGTGGGTCAAGACTCTGCGGTGGTTCGCCTTCCTGACGGTCTCGGGCGTCGCCACCGGCGCGCTGGCGTTCTTCGTGCTGTACCAGTCGATCGACATCCCCGACCCCAACGCCGACTTCCAGACCCAGACCACCAAGGTCTACTTCGCCGACGGGGTCACCGAGATCGGCTCGTTCGCCACCCAGGACCGCGAGAACGTCTCGCTCGACCAGATCCCCGCCTCGATGCAGGCGGCCGTGATCGCCGCGGAGGACCGCAGCTTCTACGACAACAGCGGCATCGACTACCGCGGCATCGTCCGGGCGTTCCGGAACAACGCCACCCAGGGCACCACCCAGGGCGCGTCGACGATCACCCAGCAGTACGTCAAGATCCTGTACCTGACGCAGGAGCAGACCTACAGCCGCAAGGTGAAGGAAGCCATCCTGTCGTTGAAGATCGACCGGCAGCTCACCAAGCCGGAGATCCTCGAGGGGTACCTGAACACGGTCTTCTACGGCAACGGCGCCTACGGGGTCGAGGTCGCCGCGCGCACCTACTTCCGCAAGCCGGCCGCCGAGCTGACGGTGCCGGAGTCCGCCGCCCTCGCCGCGATCATCAACAGCCCGTCGTTCTACGACCCGTACGCCGAGGGAGGTCTCGAGCGGCTGCTCGAGCGGTACAACTTCGTGATCGACGGCATGCTGACCACCGGCGCGATCACCTCCGAGGAGGCGGCCCAGTTCACCGGCGTCCTGCCGACCTTCGCCGAGAAGCAGATCAGCAACGACTTCGCCGGCCCCAACGGGTTCCTCCTCGAGATGGTCCAGGCCGAGATGCGAGAGCTGCAGTTCACCGACGCCGACGTCAACGGCGGCGGCCTGCGGATCGTCACGACCTTCGACGCCCCCGCGCAGCAGGCCGCGGTCGAGACCGTCGGTGAGGTGGTCCCGGGCGGACTGGAGGAGCTGAACGAGGCCGTCGTGTCGGTCGAGCCCGGCACGGGTGCGGTGCGGGCCCTGTACGGCGGCCCCGACTACCTGACGGACTTCCGCAACTGGGCCACCCTCGGCACCCAGCCCGGGTCGACCTTCAAGACGTTCGCCGTCGTCGCGGCCCTCGAGGACGGGTTCAGTCTCGAGACCAGCCTCAACGGCAACTCGCCCTTCCGGGTCGGCAACGGCACGATCGAGAACCAGGGCGACTCCGGCGGCGCGTCGTTCGGCACGCGGGACCTCGCGTTCGCCACGGCCAAGTCGGTCAACACCGCGTTCGTCGACCTGACCCTGCAGATGAGCGACGGTGGCGACATCAGCGTCGGTGCCCAGAAGGTGCTCGACGCGGCGCGGGACGCCGGGATCCCCCAGTCCACGATCGACACCATCGATGCGGTCGCCTCGACCTCGCTCGGCTTCGCCCCGGTGGCGCCGATCGACATGGCCAACGCCTACGCCACCCTGGCCGCGGGCGGGAAGCGGGCCGACTGGTACGTCGTCGAGAACGTCACGACCGCCCAGGGCAACGTCGTGCACCAGCACGAGGTCCGCACCGAGCAGACGATCCCCTCGAACGTCGCCGCCGACACCGTCGCGGCGCTGCGCGGGGTCACCACGGGCGAGGGCACGGGCCGCAGCGGCAACACCGTGTGCCCCACCGGCGGCAAGACCGGCACCGCGACCGCCTCCAACCCCGACGGTGGCGACCGGGTGTCGTCGTCGTGGTTCGTCGGCATGACCCCGAAGCTGGCCACCGCGGTGATGCTCAACCGAGGCGTCGGCAACGGCGAGCTGGAGGGCTACCTCAACCCCTTCTTCGGTGGCACCTTCCCCGCCCGGACCTTCGGCCAGTTCATGAACGCCGTCGTCGACCGCGACGACTGCGGCGAGTTCGCCGACCCCGCCAACATCAAGGCCCGCAAGGGCTCGGACTTCAAGCCGCCGCCGCCCACCTGCGAGGAGGGCTTCCAGCTCAACCTCAACCAGGACGCCTGCGAGCCGATCCCGGAGCCCGAGCCGACCCCGGAGCCGACGCCGACGCCCACCCCCACGCCGACGCCCACTCCCACGCCGACCCCCACCGCGACGCCGTCGGCCGATCCCAGCCAGCCACAGGCGAGCAAGGCCAACTGCGAGGCCGCCGGCGGCACCTGGGCGGTCGGCGTCGTCGTGCCTCCGAACCAGCGCTGCACCCTCTGA
- a CDS encoding PadR family transcriptional regulator, translating to MARRGAALELAVLGLLHDSPMHGYELRKQLIALLGWGRVLSYGTLYPCLKALVRSGQIVADEDLAVPVRGRRNRIVYRLTAEGKEHFASVMEESGPATWDDDNFGVRFAFFARTDSPTRVRILEGRRSRLEERLENVRDASQRGRERADSYTRELQRHGLESVEREVSWLTELIDRERAGGYLTTDGADDDPDTTNTQTA from the coding sequence ATGGCCAGGCGCGGTGCGGCACTCGAGCTGGCAGTCCTCGGACTGCTGCACGACTCGCCCATGCACGGCTACGAGCTGCGCAAGCAGCTGATCGCGCTGCTCGGCTGGGGCCGGGTGCTGTCGTACGGCACCCTCTACCCGTGCCTCAAGGCGCTGGTCCGGTCCGGCCAGATCGTCGCGGACGAGGACCTCGCGGTCCCCGTGCGCGGGCGGCGCAACCGGATCGTCTACCGTCTGACCGCCGAGGGCAAGGAGCACTTCGCCTCGGTCATGGAGGAGTCCGGTCCCGCCACCTGGGACGACGACAACTTCGGGGTGCGGTTCGCCTTCTTCGCCCGGACCGACTCCCCGACCCGGGTGCGGATCCTGGAAGGTCGGCGCAGCCGGCTGGAGGAGCGGCTCGAGAACGTGCGCGACGCCTCCCAGCGGGGCCGCGAGCGGGCCGACTCGTACACCCGTGAGCTCCAGCGCCACGGCCTGGAGTCGGTCGAGCGCGAGGTCAGCTGGCTGACCGAGCTCATCGACCGGGAGCGGGCCGGCGGATACCTCACCACCGACGGGGCCGACGACGACCCCGACACCACGAACACCCAGACAGCATGA
- a CDS encoding inositol-3-phosphate synthase — protein sequence MGSVRVAIVGVGNCATSLIQGVEYYKDADPAGNVPGLMHVMFGDYHVKDVEFVAAFDVDAKKVGFDLADATVASENNTIKIADVPLTGVTVQRGHTLDGLGKYYRETIEESDAPAVDVVQVLKDTQADVLVSYLPVGSEQADKFYAQCAIDAGVAFVNALPVFIASDPEWAKKFEEAGVPIIGDDIKSQVGATITHRVMAKLFQDRGVVLDRTYQLNVGGNMDFKNMLERDRLESKKVSKTQAVTSNIDHDLGAKNVHIGPSDYVQWLDDRKWAYVRLEGRAFGDVPLNLEYKLEVWDSPNSAGIIIDAIRAAKIAKDRGIGGALLSASSYLMKSPPEQRPDDIGRQKLEAFIAGTEER from the coding sequence ATGGGTTCGGTACGCGTAGCAATCGTGGGTGTGGGCAACTGCGCCACGTCCCTGATCCAGGGCGTCGAGTACTACAAGGACGCTGATCCGGCGGGCAACGTGCCCGGCCTGATGCACGTCATGTTCGGCGACTACCACGTCAAGGACGTCGAGTTCGTCGCCGCGTTCGACGTCGACGCCAAGAAGGTCGGCTTCGACCTGGCCGACGCCACCGTCGCCAGCGAGAACAACACCATCAAGATCGCCGACGTGCCCCTGACCGGTGTCACGGTCCAGCGCGGTCACACCCTCGACGGACTCGGCAAGTACTACCGCGAGACGATCGAGGAGTCCGACGCCCCCGCCGTCGACGTCGTGCAGGTCCTCAAGGACACCCAGGCCGACGTGCTCGTCTCCTACCTGCCCGTCGGGTCCGAGCAGGCCGACAAGTTCTACGCGCAGTGCGCGATCGACGCCGGCGTGGCGTTCGTCAACGCCCTGCCCGTGTTCATCGCCTCCGACCCCGAGTGGGCGAAGAAGTTCGAGGAGGCCGGCGTCCCGATCATCGGTGACGACATCAAGAGCCAGGTCGGCGCCACCATCACGCACCGCGTCATGGCCAAGCTGTTCCAGGACCGCGGCGTCGTGCTGGACCGCACCTACCAGCTGAACGTCGGCGGCAACATGGACTTCAAGAACATGCTGGAACGCGACCGGCTGGAGTCCAAGAAGGTCTCGAAGACCCAGGCCGTCACGTCGAACATCGATCACGACCTCGGCGCCAAGAACGTGCACATCGGCCCGTCGGACTACGTGCAGTGGCTCGACGACCGCAAGTGGGCGTACGTGCGCCTCGAGGGTCGCGCGTTCGGCGACGTGCCCCTCAACCTGGAGTACAAGCTCGAGGTCTGGGACTCGCCCAACTCCGCCGGCATCATCATCGACGCCATCCGTGCGGCGAAGATCGCCAAGGACCGTGGCATCGGCGGCGCCCTGCTGAGCGCCTCGTCGTACCTGATGAAGAGCCCGCCGGAGCAGCGTCCCGACGACATCGGCCGCCAGAAGCTCGAAGCCTTCATCGCCGGTACCGAGGAACGCTGA
- a CDS encoding TetR/AcrR family transcriptional regulator yields MADTVPEGRQFTDGRVARRERTRQRVVDAHTELLREGVLRPTAAHIAERAGVSVRTLWTVFGDMEALFGATTDFWFASDDALSRRTDLEADLPHRIAGFCDERVRRLENISPAARAAVLLEPVSPALRASRRRHAQRVVEHVEEVFAPELRAAGAEREELRWSLVAAASWNVWSLLRDDFGHSLEEASVVMRRTLTALLDP; encoded by the coding sequence ATGGCCGACACGGTCCCCGAGGGGCGACAGTTCACCGACGGGCGGGTGGCGCGACGCGAACGCACCCGCCAGCGGGTCGTCGACGCCCACACCGAGCTGCTGCGCGAGGGCGTGTTGCGGCCGACGGCCGCGCACATCGCCGAGCGGGCCGGTGTCTCGGTCAGGACCCTGTGGACGGTGTTCGGCGACATGGAGGCGCTGTTCGGGGCCACGACCGACTTCTGGTTCGCGTCCGACGACGCGCTGAGCCGACGGACCGACCTCGAGGCGGACCTGCCGCACCGGATCGCGGGGTTCTGCGACGAGCGGGTGCGGCGACTGGAGAACATCTCTCCGGCGGCGCGGGCGGCCGTGCTGCTCGAGCCGGTGTCGCCGGCGTTGCGGGCGAGCCGGCGCCGTCATGCCCAGCGGGTCGTGGAGCACGTCGAGGAGGTGTTCGCTCCCGAGCTGCGCGCCGCGGGCGCCGAGCGCGAGGAGCTGCGCTGGTCGCTCGTGGCGGCCGCCAGCTGGAACGTGTGGTCGCTGCTGCGCGACGACTTCGGTCACTCGCTGGAGGAGGCGAGCGTCGTGATGCGACGCACCCTGACAGCCCTGCTCGACCCCTGA
- a CDS encoding ABC transporter ATP-binding protein has protein sequence MLSVSNLEVVYNDVILVLRGVSLEVREGSIVALLGANGAGKTTLLRAMTGLLDVHDGKVTKGQVTLNGQNVTSWDAPKIVAAGLGQVLEGRRVFSEFTVEENLRVGGHTRSGGLAEPIEQVYELFPVLKERRRRTAGYLSGGEQQMLAIGRALIAQPQVLLLDEPSLGLAPKIVQQIKEIVVEINQRGTTVLLVEQNATMALSIAQHGFVMEHGKIVMDKPAAELLEDDDIRDFYLGRGESATSYRNLKHYKRRKRWLS, from the coding sequence GTGCTGTCGGTATCCAACCTGGAAGTCGTCTACAACGACGTCATCCTGGTCCTTCGCGGCGTGAGCTTGGAGGTGCGCGAGGGCTCGATCGTCGCGCTGCTGGGCGCCAACGGCGCCGGCAAGACCACCTTGCTGCGCGCCATGACGGGCCTGCTCGACGTCCACGACGGCAAGGTCACCAAGGGGCAGGTGACCCTGAACGGCCAGAACGTCACCAGCTGGGACGCGCCCAAGATCGTCGCCGCCGGCCTCGGCCAGGTGCTCGAGGGCCGCCGCGTCTTCAGCGAGTTCACGGTCGAGGAGAACCTGCGCGTCGGCGGTCACACCCGCTCCGGCGGTCTCGCCGAGCCGATCGAGCAGGTCTACGAGCTGTTCCCCGTCCTCAAGGAACGCCGCCGCCGCACCGCTGGCTACCTGTCCGGTGGCGAGCAGCAGATGCTGGCCATCGGTCGTGCCCTCATCGCCCAGCCGCAGGTGCTGCTGCTCGACGAGCCCAGCCTCGGTCTGGCGCCGAAGATCGTGCAGCAGATCAAGGAGATCGTGGTCGAGATCAACCAGCGCGGCACCACGGTGCTGCTGGTCGAGCAGAACGCCACGATGGCCCTGTCGATCGCTCAGCACGGCTTCGTCATGGAGCACGGCAAGATCGTGATGGACAAGCCGGCCGCCGAGCTCCTCGAGGACGACGACATCCGCGACTTCTACCTGGGTCGCGGCGAGTCGGCCACCTCGTACCGCAACCTCAAGCACTACAAGCGTCGGAAGAGGTGGCTGTCGTGA
- a CDS encoding ABC transporter ATP-binding protein has product MSSDVVENMSAGVHTGSGPVVSVEDVELRFSGVTALSGVSFDVHDDELFAIIGPNGAGKTSIFNVLSGVYRPQVGSVTFRGESILGRKPHKIAGLGMARTFQNIELFENLNVVDNLMLGRHHHVGYGWPSAVAWLGRARAAEVRNRRRCEEIIDFLEIEAYRQLPVGLLPYGVQKRIELGRALAMEPALLLLDEPVAGMNGEETEDMARFILDIKAELHIPMILVEHDMGLVMDLADRVLAMDFGRPLVTGTPAEVQAHPEVIRAYLGTADDTPDEEPSA; this is encoded by the coding sequence GTGAGCAGCGACGTCGTCGAGAACATGTCGGCCGGGGTCCACACCGGCTCCGGTCCTGTCGTCAGCGTCGAGGACGTCGAGCTGCGCTTCTCCGGCGTGACCGCGCTGTCGGGCGTCAGCTTCGACGTCCACGACGACGAGCTGTTCGCCATCATCGGCCCCAACGGAGCCGGCAAGACCTCGATCTTCAACGTCCTGTCGGGCGTGTACCGGCCGCAGGTCGGGTCGGTCACGTTCCGCGGCGAGTCGATCCTGGGGCGCAAGCCGCACAAGATCGCCGGTCTCGGCATGGCCCGCACCTTCCAGAACATCGAGCTGTTCGAGAATCTCAACGTCGTCGACAACCTGATGCTCGGCCGGCACCACCACGTGGGCTACGGCTGGCCGTCGGCGGTCGCCTGGCTCGGCAGGGCCCGGGCCGCCGAGGTCCGCAACCGGCGACGCTGCGAGGAGATCATCGACTTCCTCGAGATCGAGGCCTACCGGCAGCTGCCCGTCGGCCTGCTGCCCTACGGCGTGCAGAAGCGGATCGAGCTGGGCCGGGCCCTGGCCATGGAGCCGGCGCTGCTGCTGCTCGACGAGCCGGTGGCGGGCATGAACGGCGAGGAGACCGAGGACATGGCCCGGTTCATCCTCGACATCAAGGCCGAGCTGCACATCCCGATGATCCTCGTCGAGCACGACATGGGACTCGTGATGGACCTGGCCGACCGGGTGCTGGCGATGGACTTCGGTCGTCCGCTCGTGACCGGCACGCCCGCCGAGGTCCAGGCGCACCCGGAGGTCATCCGCGCCTACCTGGGCACTGCCGACGACACCCCCGACGAGGAGCCCTCCGCATGA
- a CDS encoding AMP-dependent synthetase/ligase, whose product MTTLPWLVRDRAARMPDRIAMREKSFGIWEEVTWAQYWERSTLVAHGLLALGVEPGDRIAVHSENRREWLYCDIGITSVRAATVGLYPTNPSPEVLHVLRDSGSRVLFAEDQEQLDKALDVIDELPHLERIVYLEPRGIQGHYTDGRLLSWEEFVALGEQHRSQHPGSLDERLEAVEPSDLATLVYTSGTTGPPKGAMLTQANITFVLDTLQGQSAFVSPPANEKDLVLSYLPLCHVAERVFTTWFNAAVGTQVNFAESIDTVQLNLREVQPTLVFGVPRIWEKIAAGVQVRMAGASRIKRANYAVWMKVASWIGRTLVERQGKHTVGTRIAYAVGWVMLYRPLRERIGLAKTRYAASGAAPISPEVLEFFMGLGLPMFEVYGMTENSAIATANMAGRVRVGTVGEPQPGAEVRIDEETGEILTRHAGTFAGYWNNPEATASTIDADGWLHTGDVGTWVDGTHLKITDRIKDIIITAGGKNISPSEIENSLKASPFVKEALVIGDRRKYLTALIGIELDTVGAWAQRRKIAYTTYRDLTTKPEVIALVQKVVDETNEKFAAVETLKAFHLIPKELDHDAGELTATQKVKRSAVMGQFETEIEAMYGATTQGAAR is encoded by the coding sequence ATGACCACCCTGCCCTGGCTGGTGCGCGACCGCGCCGCCCGCATGCCCGACCGCATCGCCATGCGCGAGAAGTCCTTCGGCATCTGGGAGGAGGTGACCTGGGCGCAGTACTGGGAGCGGTCCACCCTGGTCGCCCACGGCCTGCTGGCGCTCGGTGTCGAGCCCGGCGACCGGATCGCGGTGCACAGCGAGAACCGCCGGGAGTGGCTGTACTGCGACATCGGCATCACGTCGGTGCGCGCCGCGACGGTCGGTCTGTACCCCACGAACCCGTCGCCGGAGGTCCTCCACGTGCTGCGTGACTCCGGGTCGCGCGTGCTGTTCGCCGAGGACCAGGAGCAGCTCGACAAGGCGCTCGACGTCATCGACGAGCTGCCGCACCTCGAACGCATCGTCTACCTGGAGCCCCGGGGCATCCAGGGGCACTACACCGACGGGCGGCTGCTGTCGTGGGAGGAGTTCGTCGCACTCGGCGAGCAGCACCGCTCGCAGCACCCCGGCTCGCTCGACGAGCGGCTGGAGGCGGTCGAGCCGTCCGACCTGGCCACGCTGGTCTACACGTCGGGCACCACCGGCCCGCCCAAGGGCGCGATGCTGACCCAGGCCAACATCACCTTCGTCCTCGACACGCTGCAGGGGCAGAGCGCGTTCGTCAGCCCGCCGGCGAACGAGAAGGACCTGGTCCTGTCGTACCTGCCGCTGTGCCACGTGGCCGAGCGGGTGTTCACCACCTGGTTCAACGCCGCCGTGGGCACCCAGGTCAACTTCGCCGAGTCGATCGACACCGTGCAGCTGAACCTGCGGGAGGTCCAGCCCACCTTGGTCTTCGGCGTCCCCCGCATCTGGGAGAAGATCGCCGCCGGCGTGCAGGTCCGCATGGCGGGCGCCTCCCGCATCAAGCGGGCCAACTACGCGGTGTGGATGAAGGTCGCGAGCTGGATCGGCCGCACCCTGGTCGAGCGGCAGGGCAAGCACACCGTCGGCACCCGGATCGCGTACGCGGTCGGCTGGGTGATGCTGTACCGCCCGCTGCGCGAACGCATCGGGCTGGCCAAGACCCGCTACGCCGCGTCCGGCGCCGCCCCGATCTCGCCGGAGGTGCTGGAGTTCTTCATGGGCCTGGGCCTGCCGATGTTCGAGGTCTACGGCATGACCGAGAACAGCGCCATCGCGACGGCCAACATGGCCGGACGGGTGCGGGTCGGCACGGTCGGTGAGCCGCAGCCGGGTGCCGAGGTGCGCATCGACGAGGAGACCGGCGAGATCCTCACCCGGCACGCCGGCACCTTCGCCGGCTACTGGAACAACCCCGAGGCGACCGCGTCGACGATCGACGCCGACGGCTGGTTGCACACCGGCGACGTGGGCACGTGGGTCGACGGCACGCACCTGAAGATCACCGACCGCATCAAGGACATCATCATCACCGCGGGCGGCAAGAACATCTCGCCGAGCGAGATCGAGAACAGCCTCAAGGCCTCCCCGTTCGTCAAGGAGGCGCTGGTCATCGGTGACCGGCGCAAGTACCTCACCGCGCTGATCGGCATCGAGCTCGACACCGTCGGCGCGTGGGCGCAGCGGCGCAAGATCGCGTACACGACGTACCGCGACCTCACCACCAAGCCCGAGGTCATCGCCCTGGTGCAGAAGGTCGTCGACGAGACCAACGAGAAGTTCGCCGCCGTCGAGACCCTCAAGGCGTTCCACCTCATCCCCAAGGAGCTCGACCACGACGCGGGCGAGCTCACCGCCACCCAGAAGGTCAAGCGGTCGGCGGTCATGGGGCAGTTCGAGACCGAGATCGAGGCCATGTACGGCGCGACCACCCAAGGAGCCGCACGATGA
- a CDS encoding branched-chain amino acid ABC transporter permease: protein MTTFLQAVVNGFGQGSIYALLALGYVMIYKSTKVISFAQPALMVIGGLFAYHFTREFGLPFWIGMALAIVAGAIVGMIVERLALRPMIGKPVFTLAIITIGVDIVLRIISNRYIGVESRIVTYPNGSNRISIGEISITQQRLGLIAVTAVTVVALGLFFRYSRTGLAMRATALDQETALAQGIRVGVIFALAWAIAGGLAAIAGTFVATGAAGIDQNTWIIALKALPAIIIGGLDSLQGAVIGGLAVGLVEALTATYQPDYAPWLGNNFALVAPYALMLLVLLVRPYGLFGTKEVERV, encoded by the coding sequence ATGACCACCTTCCTGCAGGCCGTCGTCAACGGCTTCGGCCAGGGGTCGATCTACGCCCTGCTGGCGCTCGGCTACGTCATGATCTACAAGTCGACGAAGGTCATCTCCTTCGCGCAGCCGGCCCTCATGGTGATCGGCGGCCTGTTCGCCTACCACTTCACCCGCGAGTTCGGCCTGCCGTTCTGGATCGGCATGGCGCTGGCGATCGTCGCCGGAGCCATCGTGGGCATGATCGTCGAGCGCCTCGCGCTGCGGCCGATGATCGGCAAGCCGGTGTTCACCCTGGCGATCATCACGATCGGCGTCGACATCGTGCTGCGCATCATCTCGAACCGCTACATCGGCGTGGAGTCGCGCATCGTGACCTATCCGAACGGCAGCAACCGGATCTCGATCGGCGAGATCTCGATCACCCAGCAGCGGCTCGGCCTGATCGCCGTCACCGCGGTCACCGTGGTGGCCCTCGGACTGTTCTTCCGGTACTCGCGCACCGGACTGGCGATGCGGGCCACCGCCCTGGACCAGGAGACCGCCCTCGCGCAGGGCATCCGGGTCGGCGTGATCTTCGCCCTGGCCTGGGCCATCGCAGGTGGGCTGGCCGCCATCGCCGGCACGTTCGTCGCGACCGGGGCCGCCGGCATCGACCAGAACACCTGGATCATCGCCCTCAAGGCGCTGCCGGCGATCATCATCGGCGGGCTGGACTCCCTGCAGGGCGCCGTCATCGGCGGCCTGGCGGTGGGCCTGGTCGAGGCGCTCACCGCGACCTACCAGCCCGACTACGCCCCGTGGCTGGGCAACAACTTCGCCCTGGTCGCGCCCTACGCGCTGATGCTGCTGGTGTTGCTGGTCAGACCCTACGGACTCTTCGGCACCAAGGAGGTGGAGCGCGTATGA
- a CDS encoding branched-chain amino acid ABC transporter permease, translated as MSSTGLRGRPLAVTNYAQDMGLLNTPAKRRSTLAIVIASFGLPFLLTNDLLLVLTLGLIASVGAIGLNLVTGYAGQVSLGHAFFIGLGAYTGAVLGGDPDAAVRGYGLPLYVWLPAAGVVAAIAGLLVGPIAVRLRGLYLAIVTLGLVFLGDHIFREAREFTGGPGVGRRGPKLEAFGIDFTTTGTYLGVELSREQLQFFMALVFLIIFAVLARNIARSGIGRAFSAVRDRDVAAAVVGVDLTKYKIMAFAMSSFYAGVTGALYYAVVGVFEPNTFGLLLSIQYLAMILIGGVATITGSIMGALFVTSLGRISGEIASFMPFISTTSGSSGLLTVFQLEAILYGLLIVGFLIFEPRGLFGIWMRIRNYWKGWPFSY; from the coding sequence ATGAGCAGCACCGGTCTGCGCGGACGGCCCCTGGCCGTCACGAACTACGCCCAGGACATGGGCCTGCTCAACACCCCGGCCAAGCGCCGGTCGACCCTGGCGATCGTCATCGCGTCGTTCGGTCTGCCGTTCCTGCTGACCAACGACCTGCTGCTGGTGCTGACCCTCGGGCTGATCGCGTCGGTCGGGGCGATCGGCCTCAACCTGGTCACCGGCTACGCCGGCCAGGTGTCGCTGGGCCACGCGTTCTTCATCGGCCTCGGCGCCTACACCGGCGCCGTGCTGGGCGGTGACCCCGACGCCGCCGTGCGCGGCTACGGCCTGCCGCTGTACGTGTGGCTGCCCGCGGCCGGCGTGGTCGCCGCGATCGCCGGCCTGCTGGTCGGTCCCATCGCGGTGCGCCTGCGTGGCCTGTACCTGGCCATCGTGACCCTCGGCCTGGTCTTCCTCGGCGACCACATCTTCCGGGAGGCCCGCGAGTTCACCGGTGGGCCGGGCGTCGGCCGCCGCGGACCGAAGCTCGAGGCCTTCGGGATCGACTTCACGACCACCGGCACCTACCTCGGGGTCGAGCTGAGCCGCGAACAGCTGCAGTTCTTCATGGCTCTCGTGTTCCTGATCATCTTCGCCGTGCTGGCCCGCAACATCGCCCGGTCGGGCATCGGACGCGCGTTCTCGGCCGTCCGCGACCGCGACGTCGCCGCCGCGGTGGTCGGGGTCGACCTGACGAAGTACAAGATCATGGCGTTCGCGATGTCGTCGTTCTACGCCGGCGTCACCGGAGCCCTCTACTACGCCGTCGTCGGTGTCTTCGAGCCCAACACCTTCGGGCTGCTGCTCAGCATCCAGTACCTCGCGATGATCCTCATCGGCGGCGTCGCGACGATCACCGGCTCGATCATGGGTGCCCTCTTCGTGACCTCGCTGGGACGCATCTCCGGCGAGATCGCCTCCTTCATGCCCTTCATCAGCACGACGTCGGGCTCGAGCGGCCTGTTGACGGTCTTCCAGCTGGAGGCCATCCTCTACGGCCTGTTGATCGTGGGCTTCCTGATCTTCGAACCACGGGGGTTGTTCGGGATCTGGATGCGGATACGCAACTACTGGAAGGGGTGGCCGTTCTCCTACTGA